In Thiovibrio frasassiensis, one DNA window encodes the following:
- a CDS encoding YmfQ family protein, translated as MSVNKDTLRLLFPVELGGDHDADLELDAKHLDIAQASAETLLTEMFPDTTNLLLVDWERVLGLTPGVDDPLQYRRGKIVRKIREKGGLSIPYFIRLAEALGYVVEIVEPLPFMAGWGAAGDELFDDSVIYQWGLEIYNQPIYEFRADGSAAGEMLSWWDSQTLLEELFRELKPAHTFVYFSYII; from the coding sequence ATGTCAGTTAACAAAGACACCCTGCGCCTCCTGTTTCCGGTTGAGTTAGGTGGCGACCATGACGCGGATCTGGAGCTGGATGCCAAGCATCTGGACATCGCCCAGGCCAGCGCCGAGACCTTGCTCACGGAGATGTTCCCGGACACCACAAACCTGCTGCTTGTCGACTGGGAGCGGGTGCTCGGCTTGACGCCCGGTGTGGATGACCCGCTGCAATACCGCCGCGGCAAGATCGTGCGGAAAATACGCGAAAAGGGCGGGCTCTCGATCCCTTACTTTATCCGTCTGGCCGAGGCCCTGGGCTACGTGGTCGAGATCGTAGAGCCGCTGCCGTTCATGGCGGGCTGGGGAGCTGCCGGAGATGAACTGTTTGATGACTCGGTCATCTATCAGTGGGGGCTGGAGATATACAATCAGCCGATCTATGAGTTTCGGGCGGATGGATCTGCGGCGGGAGAGATGTTGTCCTGGTGGGATTCGCAAACCCTGCTGGAGGAGTTGTTCAGGGAGCTGAAGCCTGCGCACACCTTCGTTTACTTCAGCTACATTATATAA
- a CDS encoding DNA circularization protein: protein MPDLYPAELDGFALEIETIDDAFEKAIVRHEYPFKDGALLEDMGQKARVVKFRCYFWDDGADHETYDTHQELVDHLASLEISELVHPKYGPLRGCVESMSVRHDERQRTAEIDITFVHGLIEDGGDTSHTDVEAVAEEAYNDGIEDQKREFADDVRDALGPEASGILDRVLDPALGIVEQFQDVSTKARNYLKTVETYVGTMQATLNTIANPANSLVSTINYGTNLPGRVIGSLSRVVERYALLYDTLRSAPARFVDSMTFGLKGLANASGKFSKTTTIAAASHTALQTAYCYKADETLRVAQKKNEGVRAFDVLGNYTAPAAAGTGVSSLAPETTMTVNELESSLAVVRASLQEAVELSRQSTSLKQQALQLQIHVSNIKLEREKIIRILLDNPMPLHLVCLRYGLPYNAAERLLTINAIRNPNCASGEVGVYAS from the coding sequence ATGCCTGATCTTTACCCAGCAGAACTCGACGGTTTCGCCCTGGAGATAGAAACCATCGACGATGCGTTCGAGAAAGCCATCGTCCGGCATGAGTACCCGTTTAAGGACGGGGCGCTCCTGGAGGACATGGGCCAGAAGGCGCGGGTCGTGAAGTTCCGCTGCTATTTCTGGGACGATGGGGCGGATCATGAAACCTACGACACCCACCAGGAGCTGGTGGACCATCTGGCCTCTCTGGAGATCAGTGAGCTGGTCCATCCGAAATACGGGCCGCTGCGAGGCTGCGTCGAATCGATGTCGGTGCGCCATGACGAGCGACAGCGGACGGCGGAGATCGACATCACCTTTGTCCATGGCCTTATCGAGGACGGCGGCGATACCAGCCACACGGATGTCGAGGCGGTGGCCGAGGAGGCATACAACGACGGCATCGAAGACCAGAAACGGGAGTTTGCCGACGATGTAAGGGACGCCCTGGGGCCGGAAGCTTCCGGCATCCTGGACCGAGTGCTTGACCCGGCGCTGGGAATCGTGGAGCAGTTCCAGGACGTGTCCACCAAGGCCAGAAACTACCTCAAAACGGTTGAGACCTACGTCGGCACCATGCAGGCTACGCTGAATACCATCGCCAATCCGGCCAACTCCCTGGTCTCCACCATAAATTACGGCACCAACCTGCCCGGCCGGGTAATCGGCAGCCTGAGCCGAGTCGTGGAGCGCTATGCCCTGCTCTACGACACGCTCCGTTCCGCCCCGGCCAGGTTTGTGGACAGCATGACCTTCGGCCTCAAGGGGCTGGCGAACGCCTCGGGCAAATTCTCCAAAACCACGACCATCGCGGCGGCAAGCCATACCGCGCTGCAGACCGCCTATTGCTACAAGGCGGATGAGACGCTACGGGTGGCCCAGAAAAAGAATGAAGGGGTTCGGGCCTTTGATGTCCTGGGGAATTACACGGCTCCGGCAGCGGCCGGCACCGGGGTTTCGTCCCTCGCCCCTGAAACGACCATGACGGTGAATGAGCTTGAAAGCAGCCTGGCTGTTGTGCGGGCAAGTCTTCAGGAGGCCGTGGAGCTGTCTCGGCAGAGCACCAGCCTGAAACAGCAGGCCCTCCAGCTCCAGATCCATGTGAGCAATATCAAGCTGGAGCGGGAGAAGATTATCCGGATCCTGCTCGACAACCCCATGCCGCTGCATCTGGTCTGCCTGCGATACGGCCTGCCCTATAACGCCGCCGAGCGGTTGCTGACGATCAACGCTATCCGTAACCCCAATTGCGCCAGCGGCGAGGTGGGCGTGTATGCCTCCTGA
- a CDS encoding phage GP46 family protein — protein MDFAITLQDGQAQMTFVGAGNIFNNIYLSLTVKKGSFFHNPAFGLRQRGRLKNTEATAALIRHDYKEALQWLIDTGRARSVDVSSERDRRQDLNRLKLLVEVVQADGRTVTFTTFKEVV, from the coding sequence ATGGATTTCGCAATCACCCTACAGGATGGCCAGGCCCAGATGACCTTCGTCGGGGCTGGCAACATCTTCAATAATATCTACCTCAGCCTGACCGTGAAAAAAGGCTCCTTCTTCCACAACCCCGCCTTCGGTCTGCGGCAGCGGGGCAGGCTGAAAAACACCGAGGCCACGGCGGCGCTGATCCGCCACGATTATAAAGAGGCCCTGCAATGGCTCATCGATACAGGCCGCGCCCGGTCGGTGGATGTCTCGTCGGAACGTGACCGTCGGCAGGATCTGAATCGCCTGAAATTGCTGGTCGAAGTCGTGCAGGCGGACGGCCGCACGGTGACATTCACGACATTCAAAGAGGTGGTGTGA
- a CDS encoding phage baseplate assembly protein domain-containing protein: MIRVRITSMWEGVIKRFSASGRAGETFTDREVFQHYGYTSRPLPGAEGIADKDGNHIVLVASDDRRYRIPIEEGEVALYDDQGMVIHLKRGKEVHIYGCDKLTADVGAEAKITAPVATVVAATSCQVTSPIINLGGDRGSLRSLIDERFLALFNGHNHGGIQPGSGNSAGPNTTLTLGNTCTSITKAG, encoded by the coding sequence ATGATCAGGGTTCGCATCACATCTATGTGGGAAGGGGTGATCAAGCGCTTCAGCGCCTCCGGCCGGGCTGGGGAGACCTTTACCGATCGGGAGGTTTTTCAGCACTACGGGTACACCTCGCGGCCCCTGCCGGGTGCGGAGGGGATTGCCGACAAGGATGGGAACCACATCGTTCTGGTCGCCTCGGATGACCGGCGTTACCGGATACCTATCGAGGAGGGCGAGGTTGCCCTGTATGACGATCAGGGCATGGTCATTCATCTGAAGCGTGGAAAAGAGGTCCATATATATGGATGCGACAAGCTGACCGCGGATGTCGGAGCAGAAGCCAAGATCACCGCGCCGGTGGCCACGGTGGTTGCCGCCACCAGCTGCCAGGTGACCAGCCCCATAATTAACCTGGGCGGCGACCGCGGATCACTGCGGTCACTCATCGACGAGCGGTTCCTTGCCCTGTTTAACGGCCACAATCACGGTGGAATACAGCCCGGCAGCGGCAATAGCGCCGGGCCGAACACAACGCTGACGCTGGGCAACACTTGCACCAGCATCACCAAGGCGGGCTGA
- a CDS encoding phage tail sheath subtilisin-like domain-containing protein, translating to MASKNISFDTILASLRKPGKYGEFNLRLAVRTLPANKQRMLIVGQRLAAGSVAEKVPTLAFSDAQAADYFGQGSVAHLMTRAAIVANPYLDLTIVALDDAATGVAALGSTKINGPATSSGSNTVFIANRKIEVGVVSGDTAASMATTLNTELAKYPDLPVTAEVDGGDTEKVNFTAKNKGTLGNQIGITFSSTATGVTSTIVAMNGGAVDPDIAAALATVFAEQYHVVATPYNDETSITALRTHLFSVSGSLEKRPGIGFYGNTGALAATTTLSGLINDGRIYAPYLRGTRSLPYELAAAFSSVVAFEEDPAMPLNTLELKGIHAPAIDQRLSRTEQENCLYNGVTPLEVGPGERVQIVRAVSTYVQDAQGVDDISLLDITTIRSLDYSRKAWLDRISLRFPRSKKTARVKSAIYTELLDVSYKLEELEILENVDEHKSKLLVEDDLQDPTRVNAAIPADVVNGLHVFAARIDLYL from the coding sequence ATGGCATCCAAGAATATCAGCTTTGACACCATCCTTGCCAGTCTCCGCAAGCCTGGCAAGTACGGCGAGTTTAATCTCAGGCTGGCGGTTCGGACTCTGCCAGCCAACAAACAGCGCATGCTGATAGTGGGCCAACGGCTGGCCGCTGGCTCCGTGGCCGAAAAGGTGCCCACCTTGGCCTTTTCCGATGCACAGGCGGCCGACTACTTCGGCCAGGGCTCAGTGGCCCACCTGATGACCAGGGCGGCGATCGTGGCTAACCCCTACCTGGACCTCACCATCGTGGCGCTTGATGATGCCGCTACCGGGGTGGCGGCGCTCGGCAGCACCAAGATCAACGGGCCTGCCACCAGTTCCGGCAGCAACACGGTATTTATCGCCAACCGAAAAATTGAGGTGGGTGTCGTCAGTGGCGATACGGCCGCATCCATGGCCACGACACTTAACACCGAGCTGGCCAAATACCCGGACCTGCCGGTCACTGCAGAGGTGGATGGCGGAGACACGGAGAAAGTCAACTTCACGGCCAAGAACAAAGGCACGCTCGGCAACCAGATCGGCATCACTTTTTCATCCACCGCCACGGGCGTAACCTCCACCATTGTCGCCATGAATGGCGGTGCGGTGGATCCGGATATCGCCGCCGCTTTGGCTACGGTTTTTGCCGAGCAGTATCATGTGGTTGCCACTCCCTATAACGACGAGACCAGCATCACGGCGCTGCGCACCCACCTTTTCTCGGTGTCGGGTTCGCTGGAGAAACGACCTGGAATAGGGTTCTATGGCAACACCGGGGCGCTTGCCGCCACCACGACGCTCTCCGGCCTGATCAACGATGGCCGGATCTATGCGCCTTATCTGCGGGGTACACGGTCGTTACCCTATGAACTCGCTGCGGCATTCTCGTCCGTCGTGGCTTTTGAGGAAGATCCGGCCATGCCGCTCAATACTCTGGAGCTGAAAGGCATCCATGCCCCGGCCATCGATCAGCGGCTCTCTCGCACCGAGCAGGAGAACTGTCTCTACAACGGGGTTACACCGCTGGAGGTTGGCCCAGGAGAAAGGGTGCAGATCGTGCGTGCCGTCTCCACGTATGTTCAGGATGCCCAGGGGGTGGACGACATTTCCTTGCTCGACATCACCACTATCCGCTCGCTCGACTACAGCAGGAAAGCATGGCTGGACAGGATCTCTTTGCGCTTCCCTCGGTCGAAAAAGACCGCCAGGGTAAAATCGGCCATCTACACCGAGCTGCTTGATGTCTCTTACAAGCTGGAAGAGCTGGAGATTTTGGAAAACGTTGACGAGCACAAGTCTAAACTCCTTGTTGAGGACGATCTGCAAGATCCCACTCGGGTGAATGCAGCTATCCCGGCGGACGTGGTCAACGGCCTGCATGTGTTCGCAGCCCGGATTGACCTGTATCTGTAA
- a CDS encoding phage major tropism determinant: MRRIGTQDGLFNGGDPATNTKGTVVTDDWLNAVQEELAGVVEGLGGTLDPLDNGQLFDWLLASFAMKSGSVTQLFRAATAVGSSDVVPLAQVQSLIAGVNNNPYGFYKRESGSQAFTKTGASTISVKAGVVAIVGSTKVSAAVDTAIVMPALTAGTDYAIYACTDGTVRADASFTAPTGYTTETSRLIGGFHYGLVAPGTTVAGGSFATTDNGMIWTQADVDLIAGINAWSIWDLRWRASSNDSLLRAQKGFTFVNGLWVANYLCSTDHIANGLSKAGTNIASGTVLPKKPLAFGGDGTVTYPNMNWWTANEIVRAYGAKLMRESLFVDAAFGVTENQSIDSTAATYPTTQRNAGYTSKYGLEQASGHHYTWGEDTGQFYDTTTWSWKAVNGGRGQVDTQGTYGLARVLLGGHRAHGVNSGSRSSYWSDSPWDSYWPMGVRAACDHLNLV; encoded by the coding sequence ATGCGAAGAATAGGAACGCAAGACGGGCTTTTTAATGGGGGAGATCCGGCGACCAACACCAAGGGTACGGTAGTTACCGACGACTGGCTGAATGCGGTGCAAGAAGAGTTGGCTGGGGTTGTGGAGGGACTTGGGGGAACACTCGACCCGTTGGATAACGGACAGCTTTTTGACTGGCTGCTTGCCTCGTTTGCCATGAAGAGCGGCTCAGTAACTCAGCTTTTTCGGGCCGCTACTGCCGTAGGCTCTAGCGATGTGGTTCCGCTGGCGCAGGTTCAAAGCCTGATTGCCGGGGTAAACAACAACCCCTACGGCTTCTACAAGCGCGAATCAGGCAGCCAGGCCTTCACCAAAACCGGCGCGTCCACCATCTCCGTCAAGGCTGGGGTGGTGGCTATTGTTGGCTCCACCAAGGTTTCCGCCGCTGTGGATACCGCCATAGTCATGCCCGCCCTCACCGCAGGCACCGACTACGCCATCTACGCCTGCACCGATGGCACCGTGCGGGCCGATGCCTCGTTTACCGCGCCCACGGGCTACACCACCGAAACCTCGCGGCTCATCGGCGGCTTTCACTATGGCCTGGTGGCCCCTGGCACCACCGTGGCGGGCGGCTCGTTCGCCACTACGGACAACGGTATGATCTGGACCCAGGCGGATGTTGATCTCATTGCCGGGATCAATGCCTGGTCGATTTGGGATCTCCGATGGCGGGCTTCGTCCAACGATTCGTTGCTGCGGGCGCAGAAGGGATTTACGTTTGTCAACGGGTTGTGGGTGGCCAACTATCTCTGCTCCACCGACCATATCGCCAACGGGCTATCCAAGGCAGGCACCAACATCGCCTCCGGCACGGTCTTGCCTAAAAAGCCGCTTGCCTTTGGCGGCGATGGCACCGTCACGTATCCAAATATGAATTGGTGGACGGCAAACGAGATCGTCCGGGCCTATGGCGCCAAGCTCATGCGGGAGAGCCTCTTTGTGGATGCCGCTTTCGGGGTGACGGAGAATCAGTCCATCGACTCCACCGCTGCTACCTACCCCACCACCCAACGCAACGCTGGCTACACCAGTAAGTATGGGTTGGAGCAGGCTAGCGGGCATCATTATACCTGGGGGGAGGACACTGGCCAGTTTTACGACACCACGACATGGTCGTGGAAGGCCGTCAACGGAGGCCGAGGACAAGTCGACACTCAAGGCACCTACGGTTTAGCTCGGGTTCTCTTGGGCGGCCATCGGGCGCACGGCGTCAACTCCGGTTCGCGGAGCTCGTACTGGTCCGACTCCCCGTGGGACTCGTACTGGCCTATGGGTGTCCGCGCCGCCTGTGACCACCTGAATCTTGTGTAG
- a CDS encoding DNA adenine methylase — MGSLIPYFGGKTRLAKRIIEKIPAHGCYVEVFAGSATVLFTKEPSRAEVLNDFDQELVTLYRVIKHHPLEFHRQFELSLVSRDEFARMLQVVPETLTDIQRAVRYFYLQKNSFGGKVTGQTFGTSTSGPPRLNLFNLERTIHDAWLRLAQVTIERLDFRKLIPKYDRPHTLFFLDPPYWQIPGYRHDFKEQDFHDLASTLSSIQGRFLMTINDTAEVREIFRMFKIEEVKLRYSMSRNGNARSKEHTELLVANY, encoded by the coding sequence ATGGGCTCACTGATACCGTATTTTGGAGGCAAGACCAGACTCGCAAAACGCATCATCGAGAAGATCCCGGCACATGGCTGTTATGTGGAGGTGTTTGCAGGGAGTGCCACGGTGCTCTTCACCAAGGAGCCATCCAGGGCCGAGGTGCTGAATGACTTCGACCAAGAACTGGTCACGTTGTACCGGGTGATCAAGCACCACCCCCTGGAGTTCCACCGCCAGTTCGAGTTGAGCCTGGTGAGCCGCGATGAATTCGCGCGGATGCTGCAAGTGGTGCCGGAAACCCTCACCGATATACAGCGGGCGGTGCGCTATTTCTACCTGCAAAAGAACAGCTTCGGCGGCAAGGTCACTGGCCAGACCTTCGGCACCTCCACCTCTGGCCCTCCTCGGCTCAACCTGTTCAACCTAGAGCGCACCATTCATGACGCCTGGCTGCGCCTCGCCCAGGTGACCATCGAGCGGTTGGACTTCCGGAAGCTGATTCCCAAATACGACCGCCCGCACACCCTCTTCTTCCTCGACCCACCGTACTGGCAGATCCCCGGCTATCGCCACGATTTTAAGGAGCAGGACTTCCACGACCTGGCCAGTACCCTCTCAAGCATCCAGGGGCGTTTTTTGATGACCATCAACGATACGGCGGAGGTGCGGGAGATATTCAGGATGTTTAAGATCGAGGAGGTGAAGCTACGGTATTCGATGAGCCGAAATGGCAATGCCAGGAGTAAGGAGCACACCGAGTTGTTGGTGGCGAATTACTGA
- a CDS encoding phage tail tape measure protein, whose protein sequence is MADNMKLFLELVANASGFKTEMNSSKSAVTRFARGAKSELDALKGAFGSVHGQLASLGVGIGAVKIMMDSARLDKSLTQIGQTAGEGSGKVSALRAELFALSRESGQGVEDLRDGFNSLVQSGLNMKESKEALKGINTAMAVTGANAQTLSSGLTVAATAYNFDLAKPGMALDMLDKMTVAGRLGNAELENLSSIFARVGVNSASAGMGFEKTLAFIEGLSMVEKNPERLATLADSTMRVFTNLKYMSEAQKGTGVKFFDAKGARRDALDVLGDIKKKYDTLTTDQQRAVFIQKAFGHADLDTIKGIKTLLQGDALDKVREFSATISDAGGTLKRDFSEATRNLIDQTGMLKNDLREAADGFVQPINKTLGQFIQFARDKKENGGLDLDGKEMIMGGLGGTFGTLLLARYGAKSVGAAVKKMLGHGSSVGLGVAEGKALEMAAGVTPVFVVNWPGGFGAGGAAAVAETAAAAAGGGSTLAAAAPLAIPLATAVVAELSMVIGKAITDAQVSASSQETLRSLRGRHMVMGGGEDSYQVKAIDSVLNRGYEGGRGQMKNDINLSIAIDGNNRVVTQTSDPNTHTKINTMRRGSFAPAAMASSH, encoded by the coding sequence ATGGCCGATAACATGAAACTGTTCCTGGAGCTGGTCGCAAATGCGTCCGGCTTCAAGACGGAAATGAACAGCTCGAAAAGCGCGGTGACACGGTTTGCCCGTGGCGCGAAGAGTGAACTGGACGCGTTGAAAGGTGCGTTCGGTTCTGTTCATGGCCAGTTGGCTTCTCTCGGTGTCGGTATCGGAGCCGTCAAGATCATGATGGACTCCGCCCGGCTCGACAAGTCGCTGACCCAGATCGGCCAGACCGCCGGAGAAGGGAGCGGCAAGGTGTCGGCGCTGCGAGCGGAACTCTTTGCTCTGTCCAGAGAATCAGGTCAAGGCGTTGAGGATCTGCGAGACGGGTTCAACTCCCTGGTGCAGTCCGGGCTCAACATGAAAGAGTCCAAGGAGGCATTGAAAGGCATCAATACGGCCATGGCCGTGACAGGTGCCAACGCTCAGACTTTGTCGTCCGGACTTACTGTTGCGGCCACTGCTTACAACTTTGACCTGGCCAAGCCAGGGATGGCACTGGATATGCTCGACAAGATGACCGTGGCTGGTCGTCTAGGAAATGCCGAGCTAGAGAACCTCTCCTCCATCTTCGCCAGGGTCGGGGTCAATTCGGCCAGCGCTGGTATGGGTTTTGAAAAGACCCTTGCCTTTATCGAGGGGCTGTCCATGGTGGAGAAAAACCCTGAGCGTCTGGCCACTTTGGCAGACAGCACCATGCGGGTATTCACCAATCTCAAGTACATGTCCGAGGCGCAGAAAGGCACAGGGGTCAAGTTTTTCGATGCGAAAGGCGCACGGCGTGACGCCCTGGACGTGCTGGGTGACATCAAGAAGAAATACGACACCCTCACCACCGATCAGCAGCGGGCGGTCTTCATCCAAAAGGCATTCGGCCATGCCGACCTTGACACCATCAAGGGTATCAAGACCTTGCTTCAGGGCGATGCCTTGGACAAGGTGCGTGAGTTCTCTGCCACCATCAGCGATGCCGGGGGCACCTTGAAAAGGGACTTCTCTGAAGCGACCCGGAACCTGATCGACCAGACCGGCATGCTGAAAAACGACCTGCGTGAAGCGGCGGACGGATTTGTCCAACCGATAAACAAGACCCTGGGGCAGTTCATCCAGTTTGCCCGAGATAAAAAAGAGAATGGCGGCCTGGATCTGGACGGGAAAGAGATGATCATGGGCGGGCTCGGCGGCACGTTTGGGACCCTGCTGCTTGCGAGATATGGCGCCAAAAGTGTGGGCGCAGCGGTCAAGAAGATGCTCGGTCACGGTAGCTCCGTTGGCCTGGGAGTAGCCGAAGGCAAAGCCCTGGAAATGGCGGCGGGGGTGACGCCGGTTTTTGTCGTCAATTGGCCAGGTGGTTTTGGTGCGGGAGGAGCGGCGGCAGTTGCCGAGACTGCTGCAGCGGCTGCTGGCGGTGGCTCCACATTGGCTGCTGCTGCTCCTCTGGCCATCCCGCTTGCCACTGCCGTTGTCGCTGAACTATCCATGGTCATCGGCAAGGCAATAACCGACGCTCAGGTCTCCGCATCGTCGCAAGAGACTCTGCGCAGCCTCCGGGGTCGGCACATGGTCATGGGGGGCGGCGAAGACAGCTATCAGGTGAAAGCAATCGATTCCGTGCTTAATCGTGGCTATGAAGGTGGTAGAGGCCAGATGAAAAACGACATCAACCTGAGTATCGCCATTGACGGCAACAACCGGGTGGTAACGCAAACCAGCGACCCGAACACCCATACCAAGATCAACACCATGCGGCGCGGCAGCTTTGCCCCTGCGGCTATGGCTTCGTCCCATTAA
- a CDS encoding baseplate J/gp47 family protein: MAFGKSFDEILNGILTDFQNIFPGVDVSQGSLAYMKAAGYASALWGLYKYQHWISRQAFPDTADTEALEHHAWVRGVPRTAGENDADYLARLLGYIRQPPAGGNKYDYEKWAKEVDDVQAAYAFPLAQGAESVDVVILANATTTGSEIPDQALIDAVAAYIADLRPVGARFVRILAPTIVLQDVTMTGVGSALAAAVQADIEAYLTVFEPGQELYLPQLSARATENGAGNPVISLPAATVTPASYEMLRPGVIDVS; encoded by the coding sequence ATGGCCTTTGGAAAAAGCTTCGACGAGATCTTGAACGGCATTCTGACCGACTTTCAAAACATTTTCCCTGGCGTTGATGTCTCCCAGGGGAGCCTCGCCTATATGAAGGCAGCGGGCTACGCCTCGGCCTTGTGGGGGCTTTACAAATATCAGCACTGGATCAGCAGGCAGGCGTTTCCGGATACAGCCGACACCGAGGCCCTGGAGCATCATGCCTGGGTTCGCGGCGTTCCCCGCACGGCTGGAGAGAATGATGCCGACTACCTGGCGCGGTTGCTCGGTTACATCCGGCAGCCACCGGCCGGGGGCAACAAATACGATTATGAAAAATGGGCAAAGGAGGTCGATGATGTGCAGGCTGCCTATGCCTTCCCGCTGGCCCAGGGGGCAGAGAGCGTGGATGTGGTTATCCTGGCCAACGCGACCACCACCGGCTCCGAGATTCCGGATCAGGCTTTGATTGATGCCGTGGCCGCTTATATCGCCGATCTCCGCCCGGTGGGAGCGCGGTTTGTCCGAATCCTGGCCCCGACCATTGTTCTCCAGGACGTGACCATGACCGGGGTGGGCAGCGCCTTGGCCGCAGCAGTGCAAGCCGACATCGAGGCATATCTGACGGTCTTTGAGCCTGGGCAAGAGCTGTATCTGCCGCAGCTGTCTGCCCGTGCCACGGAAAATGGGGCAGGCAATCCGGTGATCTCGTTACCGGCTGCCACGGTTACTCCGGCATCCTATGAAATGCTGCGGCCAGGAGTGATCGATGTCAGTTAA
- a CDS encoding phage baseplate assembly protein has protein sequence MPPDNVTLQIGGQRIERFASYSVEADIYTADDAFSLEVAAPEIEIKRGQQCQLYVNDTLELTGIIDKRSRKYDKSGSLVMRIEGRDLMGLLVDSYCEEFVTVQGKKLSELAAMLLKTVPFINRKQIQYQENIVGKLKGKKRSVDTPLIGYLDTPQKISQIAPGMTVFEVLRTYAASRGLMFFALADGTLVFGRPKAKGEPMFTLTNTKSGVGNNVLEGEEVDDISKRYSKVTVIGQAQGQDDDGMDATKITTKGVVEDKELPFYKPFVTRDNNDSQSPALHARFLMEQQRHQGYQLHYKVQGHSQNGKNWQINELCEVHDEVLGVDGVFLIYGRTFDRSRSDGTITRLKLGPPGLVQ, from the coding sequence ATGCCTCCTGATAACGTTACCCTCCAGATCGGTGGCCAGCGGATCGAGCGGTTCGCCTCGTACTCGGTGGAAGCGGATATCTACACGGCGGACGATGCCTTTTCCCTGGAGGTGGCCGCTCCCGAGATAGAGATCAAGCGAGGGCAGCAGTGCCAGCTGTACGTAAACGACACCCTGGAGCTGACCGGCATCATCGACAAGCGCTCCCGTAAATATGACAAGAGCGGCTCGCTTGTTATGCGGATCGAGGGACGGGATCTGATGGGGCTCCTGGTGGACTCCTACTGCGAGGAGTTTGTCACAGTCCAGGGCAAGAAGCTCTCGGAGCTGGCGGCAATGCTGCTCAAGACCGTGCCGTTCATCAACCGCAAGCAGATCCAGTACCAGGAGAATATCGTCGGTAAGCTGAAGGGCAAGAAGCGGAGCGTGGACACCCCGCTGATCGGCTACCTGGACACCCCGCAGAAGATCTCGCAGATCGCGCCGGGCATGACCGTGTTCGAGGTGCTGCGGACCTATGCTGCCAGCCGGGGGTTGATGTTTTTTGCCCTGGCGGACGGTACCCTTGTTTTCGGCAGGCCGAAGGCCAAGGGCGAGCCGATGTTTACGCTCACCAACACGAAGAGCGGGGTCGGCAACAATGTGCTGGAGGGCGAGGAGGTCGATGATATCTCGAAGCGGTACTCGAAGGTGACGGTTATCGGCCAGGCGCAGGGCCAGGATGATGACGGCATGGACGCCACCAAGATCACCACTAAGGGCGTGGTGGAAGATAAAGAGCTTCCCTTCTACAAGCCCTTTGTCACCAGGGATAACAACGATTCGCAAAGCCCGGCGCTCCACGCCAGGTTCTTGATGGAGCAGCAGCGGCACCAGGGCTATCAGCTCCACTATAAGGTCCAGGGCCACAGCCAAAACGGCAAGAACTGGCAGATAAACGAGCTGTGCGAGGTCCATGACGAAGTGCTGGGGGTCGATGGGGTGTTTCTTATCTACGGCCGCACCTTTGACCGCTCCCGATCGGACGGAACCATCACCAGGCTGAAGCTTGGGCCTCCGGGGTTGGTGCAATGA